A single window of Xylocopa sonorina isolate GNS202 chromosome 5, iyXylSono1_principal, whole genome shotgun sequence DNA harbors:
- the LOC143423990 gene encoding neuronal calcium sensor 1-like isoform X2: protein MSNNFNVDDNNIQKIRNRVCLSLKMQRSFKKVKRSIQKITENMQDDEKQPPYVFPERLSSLTCRTGFSKDEIRKLYRTFKQHCPRGAVTTNDLKPAYAKLFPLGDPTKYMQIVFNAFDRDKDGIVSFGDLLNEIDLITNGDVDQKLSWIFRFYDLNGDGYITRKEMLVIVSAIYEMLHNGQTIQRMIHRHVDKIFEKMDIDKDGVISQQEFMNSCRNDSVIQQQLAIFNQFW from the exons ATGTCCAATAATTTCAATGTCGATGATAACAATATCCAGAAGATCAGAAATCGTGTATGCCTCTCGCTAAAAATGCAACGAAGCTTTAAGAAAGTGAAGAGGAGCATCCAAAAGATAACTG AGAACATGCAAGACGACGAGAAACAACCGCCCTATGTGTTTCCGGAACGGCTTTCTTCCTTAACGTGCCGAACTGGATTTTCGAAGGACGAGATACGAAAGCTGTATCGTACTTTCAAGCAGCATTGTCCGAGAGGAGCAGTAACCACGAACGACCTAAAACCGGCTTACGCGAAATTATTTCCATTAGGAGACCCGACAAAATATATGCAAATCGTTTTCAACGCATTCGACAGGGATAAGGATGGCATTGTCAGTTTCGGAGACCTTCTTAATGAAATCGATTTAATCACTAATGGTGATGTCGACCAAAAGCTCTCTTGGATTTTCAG ATTTTATGATTTGAACGGAGATGGTTACATCACGAGAAAAGAAATGCTGGTAATAGTGTCGGCAATTTATGAGATGCTACATAACGGGCAGACTATTCAGCGAATGATTCACAGACATGTGGATAAGATTTTCGAGAAGATGGATATTGATAAAGATGGAGTTATATCACAGCAAGAGTTTATGAATAGTTGTAGAAAT GATAGCGTGATTCAACAACAATTGGCAATATTCAATCAATTTTggtga
- the Sec20 gene encoding vesicle transport protein Sec20 gives MDSGDDAIELIHQDIVKNHLQVTALIQDIQQCTGPLELLNELNAEGRAKIATLKSSIDKLTSIAEREPSEKKKAELLAEIDTYKQQLNTSFAAFRKANVISVCVIDKLAKEELLSVSEEQQAAIRRRRDKQSLANTSSELSDKLLSISRHLAETTQRSADTLDTLVTSSDKVTSTKDELEHQQQVIVQSGKLLGKYGRREVTDKALVALAFAFFLACVFYILQKRLF, from the exons ATGGATTCTGGTGACGATGCAATAGAACTTATTCACCAGGATATTGTAAAAAATCATCTGCAAGTTACAGCATTAATACAA GATATTCAACAATGCACTGGACCATTAGAATTGCTCAACGAACTAAATGCAGAAGGAAGAGCAAAGATAGCAACTTTAAAATCATCTATTGATAAATTAACATCAATAGCAGAGAGAGAACCatcagaaaaaaagaaagcagaatTATTGGCAGAGATAGATACTTATAAGCAGCAATTGAATACTTCCTTTGCCGCTTTTCGAAAAGCGAATGTCATTAGTGTATGTGTAATAGATAAACTTGCTAAAGAGGAGCTACTTTCTGTCTCTGAAGAGCAACAAGCTGCTATTCGAAGAAGACGTGATAAACAAAGTCTGGCAAATACATCAAGTGAACTTTCTGATAAACTTTTAAGTATATCTAGACATTTAGCAGAAACAACTCAAAGAAGTGCAGATACATTAGATACATTAG taacaTCATCAGATAAAGTTACCAGTACTAAAGATGAATTGGAACACCAACAACAAGTCATAGTACAGTCTGGTAAGCTTTTAGGCAAATATGGTAGAAGAGAAGTTACCGATAAAGCTTTGGTAGCATTGGCATTTGCATTTTTCCTTGCCTGTGTTTTTTACATTTTACAAAAAAGACTGTTTTAA
- the LOC143423990 gene encoding neuronal calcium sensor 1-like isoform X1, with the protein MSNNFNVDDNNIQKIRNRVCLSLKMQRSFKKVKRSIQKITETSTSVQPHSVFVENMQDDEKQPPYVFPERLSSLTCRTGFSKDEIRKLYRTFKQHCPRGAVTTNDLKPAYAKLFPLGDPTKYMQIVFNAFDRDKDGIVSFGDLLNEIDLITNGDVDQKLSWIFRFYDLNGDGYITRKEMLVIVSAIYEMLHNGQTIQRMIHRHVDKIFEKMDIDKDGVISQQEFMNSCRNDSVIQQQLAIFNQFW; encoded by the exons ATGTCCAATAATTTCAATGTCGATGATAACAATATCCAGAAGATCAGAAATCGTGTATGCCTCTCGCTAAAAATGCAACGAAGCTTTAAGAAAGTGAAGAGGAGCATCCAAAAGATAACTG AAACTTCGACGAGTGTTCAACCTCACTCCGTTTTCGTAGAGAACATGCAAGACGACGAGAAACAACCGCCCTATGTGTTTCCGGAACGGCTTTCTTCCTTAACGTGCCGAACTGGATTTTCGAAGGACGAGATACGAAAGCTGTATCGTACTTTCAAGCAGCATTGTCCGAGAGGAGCAGTAACCACGAACGACCTAAAACCGGCTTACGCGAAATTATTTCCATTAGGAGACCCGACAAAATATATGCAAATCGTTTTCAACGCATTCGACAGGGATAAGGATGGCATTGTCAGTTTCGGAGACCTTCTTAATGAAATCGATTTAATCACTAATGGTGATGTCGACCAAAAGCTCTCTTGGATTTTCAG ATTTTATGATTTGAACGGAGATGGTTACATCACGAGAAAAGAAATGCTGGTAATAGTGTCGGCAATTTATGAGATGCTACATAACGGGCAGACTATTCAGCGAATGATTCACAGACATGTGGATAAGATTTTCGAGAAGATGGATATTGATAAAGATGGAGTTATATCACAGCAAGAGTTTATGAATAGTTGTAGAAAT GATAGCGTGATTCAACAACAATTGGCAATATTCAATCAATTTTggtga